One part of the Musa acuminata AAA Group cultivar baxijiao chromosome BXJ1-5, Cavendish_Baxijiao_AAA, whole genome shotgun sequence genome encodes these proteins:
- the LOC135673477 gene encoding uncharacterized protein LOC135673477 — protein sequence MEHPADDYDRVEFVESLVNLSRTAAGRARLNADGALAAVLCRLSSSTAPVLISRLRLVRNLCADETVNQDAFVESGGVDRLASVFLTGLPVSTEVVRTVFQVLGNVASAGEAHRAAVWARFFPVWFRKIAAMSDPAVCNSLCMVLDTCCSATGGRRRLGELCDAGRGLPIVLNIVYTMSRGCHKEEYFYWLLGKACMEGTYFTRVFQGLSSTIILDGSGGVDCTYKKFSNAQVFLLETLSDYLTGWPGYLDSISKHFALSVLQVLEEASSVVDARSQSHSVSPTCWLVTDILKYSFVILRNICCWKVHSLPAAEDPANSLLSAGLLQLLLRFLRELDPTYITKNWAIQTSTYLKVCPYVGFQTDVVSVICNFLHGRKQVQDDIRKQDGISLLLRRCVIDGCWPLLREWATLSVRYLLDGNLENQYKVAELEQKEPVITPEISRMGLRVEVDQESKRQKIVNASSDYIELLTLMLI from the exons ATGGAGCACCCGGCTGACGACTACGATCGTGTGGAATTCGTGGAATCACTGGTGAATTTATCAAGGACCGCGGCTGGCCGCGCTCGGCTCAACGCCGACGGAGCCCTCGCGGCTGTCCTCTGCCGCCTCTCCTCCTCCACCGCGCCCGTCCTCATCTCCCGCCTCCGCCTCGTCCGAAACCTCTGCGCCGACGAGACAGTTAACCAGGACGCCTTCGTCGAGTCGGGCGGCGTCGATAGGTTGGCCTCCGTCTTTCTCACCGGCCTCCCCGTGTCGACTGAGGTAGTGCGAACGGTGTTTCAGGTGCTGGGCAATGTCGCCTCGGCCGGCGAGGCGCACCGCGCCGCCGTCTGGGCCCGGTTCTTTCCCGTCTGGTTCCGCAAAATTGCTGCGATGTCCGACCCTGCGGTGTGCAATAGCCTCTGCATGGTCTTGGATACGTGCTGTTCTGCCACGGGAGGGCGCCGGAGATTGGGAGAGCTTTGTGATGCCGGGCGAGGCTTGCCGATCGTCTTGAACATCGTCTACACCATGTCCCGAG GTTGTCATAAAGAGGAGTACTTCTATTGGCTCTTAGGTAAAGCATGTATGGAGGGAACATATTTCACCAGAGTGTTTCAGGGATTAAGTTCAACAATTATATTGGATGGTTCCGGTGGTGTTGACTGCACATATAAGAAATTTTCTAATGCGCAAGTGTTCCTACTTGAAACACTATCAGACTACTTGACTGGCTGGCCTGGATATCTTGACAGCATTTCCAAACATTTTGCTCTAAGTGTTCTGCAAGTTTTGGAAGAAGCTTCTTCAGTTGTTGATGCTAGGTCCCAAAGCCATTCTGTTTCTCCCACTTGTTGGCTTGTAACTGATATTCTAAAGTACTCATTTGTAATTCTGAGGAATATATGTTGCTGGAAGGTTCATTCCTTGCCAGCTGCAGAGGACCCTGCTAACTCACTGCTATCTGCAGGCCTCCTACAACTTCTTTTAAGATTTCTTCGAGAACTGGATCCCACATATATTACTAAGAACTGGGCAATACAGACATCCACATATTTGAAAGTTTGTCCTTACGTAGGGTTTCAGACAGATGTAGTTTCTGTCATTTGCAATTTCCTACATGGAAGGAAGCAGGTTCAAGATGATATCAGAAAGCAAGATGGAATCTCTTTGCTCTTGCGACGGTGTGTTATTGATGGATGTTGGCCTTTATTGAGAGAATGGGCAACATTGTCAGTGCGATACTTGCTGGATGGAAATCTAGAAAACCAGTACAAAGTAGCTGAACTTGAGCAGAAGGAACCAGTTATTACACCTGAAATTTCTCGAATGGGACTAAGAGTGGAAGTTGACCAGGAAAGTAAACGTCAAAAGATTGTAAATGCTTCATCAG
- the LOC135674940 gene encoding uncharacterized protein LOC135674940 yields MASPARRSLATVIAVADAASWYLALALVALVLLSSLREGPPTTAEELDEPARGCGPLVRRPCDEIYVVGEGETLHTISDKCGDPFIVERNPHIHDPDDVFPGLVIKITPSKPR; encoded by the coding sequence ATGGCTTCGCCGGCAAGGAGGTCCCTGGCCACTGTCATCGCCGTCGCCGACGCCGCGTCGTGGTACCTCGCGCTGGCCCTCGTGGCCCTCGTCCTCCTAAGCTCGCTGCGTGAGGGCCCCCCGACGACGGCGGAGGAACTGGACGAGCCTGCGAGGGGCTGCGGGCCGCTGGTCCGCCGGCCCTGCGACGAGATTTACGTGGTCGGTGAAGGGGAGACGCTCCACACCATCAGCGACAAGTGCGGCGACCCGTTCATCGTTGAGCGCAACCCGCACATCCACGACCCCGACGACGTCTTCCCCGGACTCGTCATCAAGATCACCCCCTCAAAACCTAGGTAG
- the LOC135673479 gene encoding SPX domain-containing membrane protein OsI_17046-like, protein MVNFGKKLMADQVQEWRGYYINYKLMKKKLKQYVKHNQAGGELQQVLKEFSRMLDEQIEKIVLFLLEQQGLLASRIQELAKKRNILLEQPDISQILELQEAYGAVGYDLIKLLKFVDMNATGLRKILKKFDKRFGYKFTDYYVTSRANHPYSQLQQVFKHVGIGAVVGALSRNLADLNVRRGSYLSIYDQPSIVIKDPVIDQINASVDKLTHSTNFLQFLGQHALIVQEDITTAAEADVDEQKYHFMSLLLNLVNTFLYMANTYIIVPTADDYALSLGAAATVCGVIIGSMAVAQVFSSVYFSAWSNKSYFRPLIFSSIMLLMGNTLYALAYDLNSIAILLIGRLLCGLGSARAVNRRYISDCVPLRTRMKASAGFVSASALGMACGPAIAGLLQTNFKIYGLTFNQTTLPGWLMALAWLIYLFWLWISFREPAHDTQESHVSQDAHTGHPDSENGLAQPLLISQNEKQDEDEDQDCDDREEASDESSHSPATSIASAYRLLTPSVKVQLMIYFMLKYAMEILLSESSVVTTIYFNWSTSNVAIFLAILGLTVLPVNAIIGSYITNMFEDRQILLVSEIIVLVGIIFSFRVTSSYSVPQYVSSALITFVSAEVLEGVNLSLLSRVMSTRLARGTYNGGLLSTEAGTLARVVADGTITLAGYFGEDNILNITLLPSLLICLASISATFFTYNNLY, encoded by the exons ATGGTTAACTTTGGAAAGAAATTAATGGCAGATCAAGTTCAGGAGTGGAGGGG ATACTACATCAACTACAAATTAATGAAAAAGAAATTGAAGCAGTATGTTAAGCATAATCAGGCAGGAGGAGAACTTCAACAGGTTCTCAAAGAGTTTTCAAGGATGCTAGATGAACAG ATTGAAAAGATTGTCCTTTTTCTTTTGGAACAACAAGGGCTGCTTGCTAGCAGGATTCAGGAATTGGCGAAGAAGCGCAACATTCTCTTAGAGCAACCAGATATATCCCAGATACTTGAACTTCAAGAGGCATATGGAGCAGTAGGTTATGATCTGATTAAGCTCCTtaagtttgttgatatgaatgctACTGGTCTTCGTAAGATACTGAAGAAGTTTGACAAACGTTTTGGTTATAAATTCACGGATTACTATGTTACTAGTAGAGCAAACCATCCATATTCCCAGTTGCAGCAGGTCTTCAAGCATGTG GGAATAGGTGCTGTTGTTGGAGCTTTGTCTCGCAACCTTGCAGATCTCAATGTTCGTCGGGGGAGCTACTTGTCCATTTATGATCAGCCATCTATTGTTATAaag GACCCTGTCATCGACCAAATAAATGCATCAGTGGACAAGCTAACACATTCAACAAACTTCCTTCAATTCCTTGGACAGCATGCACTTATTGTTCAAGAAGATATAACTACTGCTGCAGAAGCTGATGTTGATGAGCAGAAATACCATTTTATGTCTCTATTATTGAACCTGGTAAACACTTTCCTATATATGGCCAACACATATATTATTGTCCCGACTGCAGATGATTATGCACTGAGCCTTGGAGCCGCAGCAACAGTCTGTGGTGTAATTATTGGGTCAATGGCTGTTGCACAAGTCTTCTCTTCAGTTTATTTTAGTGCTTGGTCAAATAAGTCATATTTCAGGCCTCTCATATTTAGCAGCATTATGCTTCTGATGGGAAATACATTATATGCGTTGGCTTATGACCTAAACTCAATAGCAATTCTTCTTATTGGTCGCCTTTTATGTGG GCTTGGTTCTGCAAGGGCTGTAAACCGTCGTTACATAAGCGACTGTGTACCTCTTAGAACTCGAATGAAAGCTTCTGCAGGTTTTGTTAGTGCCAGTGCTCTTGGAATGGCTTGTGGCCCTGCCATTGCTGGGTTGCTTCAAACAAACTTCAAGATTTATGGCCTCACATTCAATCAAACTACCTTGCCAGGCTGGCTTATGGCTCTAGCATggcttatatatttattttggcTGTGGATATCTTTCAGGGAACCAGCTCATGACACTCAAGAGAGCCATGTTTCACAGGATGCCCATACTG GACATCCAGATTCGGAAAATGGTCTTGCACAACCTCTTCTTATAAGTCAGAATGAAAAACAAGACGAAGATGAAGACCAAGATTGTGATGACCGAGAAGAAGCCTCTGATGAGTCGTCCCACAGTCCTGCAACTTCAATTGCTTCAGCATACAGATTACTGACACCATCAGTGAAG GTCCAGTTGATGATCTACTTCATGCTCAAATATGCAATGGAGATTTTACTTTCAGAATCAAGCGTCGTTACCacaatatattttaattggtCTACAAGTAATGTAGCAATttttctagcaattcttggtcTGACAGTTCTTCCAGTAAATGCAATAATTGGAAGCTACATAACCAACATGTTTGAGGACAG GCAAATTCTGTTGGTATCTGAAATTATAGTACTGGTAGGTATAATCTTTAGCTTTCGTGTGACCAGCTCATACTCTGTACCACAATATGTCAGCTCAGCACTCATCACATTCGTGTCTGCGGAAGTTCTTGAAG GCGTTAACCTATCACTTCTATCTCGAGTTATGTCGACTCGACTTGCCCGTGGAACTTACAATGGCGGACTGCTCTCGACGGAAGCAGGAACCTTGGCCCGGGTGGTTGCAGATGGTACAATCACATTGGCTGGTTATTTTGGTGAAGACAATATCCTAAACATCACCCTGCTCCCTTCTCTGCTAATTTGTCTAGCCTCCATCTCTGCTACCTTCTTCACATACAACAATCTCTATTGA
- the LOC135673480 gene encoding bifunctional dTDP-4-dehydrorhamnose 3,5-epimerase/dTDP-4-dehydrorhamnose reductase-like — protein MGLTTENGSTAAGKEASGLKFLIYGRTGWIGGLLGGLCTERGIPFVYGDGRLENRAQLEADITAASPTHVFNAAGVTGRPNVDWCETHRVETIRANVVGTLTLADVCRERGLILVNYATGCIFEYDGAHPLDSGVGFKEEDTPNFVGSFYSKTKAMVEELLKNYENVCTLRVRMPISTDLLNPRNFITKITRYEKVVNIPNSMTILDELLPISIEMAKRNLTGIWNFTNPGVVSHNEILEMYRDYIDPKFTWKNFNLEEQAKVIVAPRSNNELDTTKLKGEFPELLPIKESLIKYVFEPNKKTSMA, from the exons ATGGGTCTGACGACGGAGAACGGCTCCACGGCAGCCGGGAAAGAGGCCTCCGGCCTCAAGTTCCTCATCTACGGCCGCACCGGGTGGATCGGCGGCCTGCTGGGCGGCCTCTGCACCGAGCGCGGCATTCCCTTTGTCTACGGCGACGGCCGCCTCGAGAACCGCGCGCAGCTCGAGGCCGACATCACCGCCGCCTCCCCCACCCACGTTTTCAACGCCGCCGGTGTCACCGGCCGTCCCAATGTCGATTGGTGCGAGACCCACCGCGTGGAGACCATCCGCGCCAACGTCGTCGGCACCCTCACCCTCGCGGACGTCTGCCGCGAGCGCGGTCTCATCCTTGTCAACTATGCCACTGGGTGCATCTTCGAGTACGATGGCGCCCACCCCCTTGACTCTGGGGTCGGGTTCAAAGAGGAGGACACGCCcaactttgttgggtctttctactCCAAGACCAAGGCCATG GTTGAAGAGCTGCTGAAGAACTATGAGAACGTGTGCACCCTCCGTGTTAGAATGCCGATCTCAACAGATCTGTTAAACCCTCGCAACTTCATCACCAAAATCACCCGCTACGAGAAGGTTGTTAACATACCCAACTCCATGACCATTCTGGATGAACTTTTGCCTATATCAATTGAAATGGCAAAGAGGAACCTCACTGGCATATGGAACTTCACCAACCCTGGTGTCGTCAGTCATAACGAGATCTTGGAGATGTACAGAGACTATATCGATCCAAAATTTACGTGGAAGAACTTCAACCTGGAGGAGCAGGCAAAGGTGATCGTTGCCCCCAGGAGCAACAATGAACTGGATACCACCAAATTGAAGGGTGAGTTCCCAGAGCTTCTGCCCATTAAGGAGTCGCTGATCAAGTACGTCTTTGAGCCAAATAAGAAGACATCCATGGCCTGA